The proteins below come from a single Flavobacteriales bacterium genomic window:
- a CDS encoding sigma-54-dependent Fis family transcriptional regulator translates to APTDARVLITGENGTGKELVARQLFKQSGRSKEAFIEVNCAAIPSELIESELFGHEKGAFTSAIKQRQGKFEQANKGTLFLDEIGDMSLSAQAKVLRALQENKITRVGGDKEIKVDVRVIAATNKDLKKEIANGNFREDLFHRLSVILIKNPSLNDRSEDIPLLLEHFNEMISKNQGIAPKAYTKDAITALQKTNWTGNIREFANVIERLIILCDNEISGKDVTLYSNANA, encoded by the coding sequence TGGCCCCTACCGATGCTCGTGTTTTGATTACAGGTGAAAACGGAACTGGAAAGGAATTGGTAGCTCGTCAATTATTCAAGCAAAGTGGACGATCGAAGGAGGCATTTATTGAAGTTAACTGCGCAGCTATTCCTTCCGAACTTATTGAGAGCGAACTATTTGGGCATGAAAAAGGGGCCTTCACATCTGCAATTAAACAAAGACAGGGAAAATTTGAACAAGCCAATAAAGGAACATTATTCTTGGATGAGATTGGAGACATGAGTCTTTCTGCACAAGCTAAAGTGTTAAGAGCTCTACAGGAAAATAAAATCACTCGAGTTGGTGGAGACAAGGAAATCAAAGTAGATGTTAGAGTAATTGCTGCAACGAACAAAGACTTAAAGAAAGAAATAGCTAACGGTAACTTTAGGGAAGATTTATTTCACAGACTAAGTGTTATTCTAATTAAAAACCCTTCTCTTAATGACCGCTCTGAAGACATTCCGCTTCTTCTCGAGCACTTCAATGAGATGATATCCAAGAACCAAGGTATAGCTCCAAAAGCCTATACTAAAGATGCGATAACTGCATTACAGAAAACCAATTGGACCGGTAACATAAGAGAATTTGCAAACGTAATTGAGCGCTTAATAATATTATGTGACAATGAAATATCAGGAAAAGATGTTACTCTATATTCAAATGCAAAT